One Labrus mixtus chromosome 12, fLabMix1.1, whole genome shotgun sequence DNA segment encodes these proteins:
- the slc35f6 gene encoding solute carrier family 35 member F6, with protein MAWTKYQLFLAGLMLTTGSLNTLSAKWADMFSAKGCKDDPEHKFSHPFVQAVGMFLGELSCLAVFYLLLCHDRRRPEPKMNPGQSFNPLLFFPPAMCDMTATSIMYVALNMTSASSFQMLRGAVIIFTGLLSVAFLGRRLMPSQWLGIFITIVGLLIVGLADFFSGNRSSEHKLSDVITGDLLIIMAQVIVSVQMVLEEKFVYKHDVHPLKAVGTEGFFGFVVLSLLLIPMYFIHVGGFSDNPRQVLEDALDAFCQIGHQPLILLALLGNTVSIAFFNFAGISVTKEISATTRMVLDSLRTLVIWAVSLALGWEVFHGLQVLGFLVLLIGAGLYNGLHRPLLERIPCCAGLVSTEEEISPGERERLLDAGRVQVADDS; from the exons ATGGCTTGGACTAAATACCAGCTGTTCCTTGCGGGACTTATGCTTACAACTGGATCCCTCAACACATTATCGGCGAA ATGGGCTGACATGTTCTCAGCGAAGGGCTGCAAAGACGACCCTGAACATAAATTCTCTCATCCATTTGTGCAG GCGGTGGGGATGTTTCTGGGTGAGTTGAGTTGTCTTGCCGTTTTCTACCTTTTACTTTGCCATGACAGACGTAGACCCGAGCCAAAGATGAACCCGGGCCAGAGCTTCAACCCTCTGCTCTTCTTCCCACCTGCCATGTGTGACATGACGGCCACCTCCATTATGTATGTTG CTCTTAACATGACGAGCGCCTCGAGCTTCCAAATGCTGCGAGGAGCTGTCATCATTTTCACTGGTCTGCTCTCGGTGGCGTTCCTCGGGCGGCGTTTGATGCCCAGTCAGTGGCTCggcatcttcatcaccatcgtGGGTCTGCTGATCGTCGGTCTCGCCGACTTTTTCAGCGGGAACAGAAGCTCAGAGCACAaactcagtgatgtcatcacgg gAGACCTTCTGATCATCATGGCTCAGGTCATTGTCTCAGTGCAGATGGTCCTGGAGGAGAAGTTTGTCTACAAACACGACGTCCATCCTCTGAAGGCTGTTGGGACTGAAG GTTTCTTCGGGTTCGTTGTGCTGTCTCTTCTCCTCATCCCCATGTATTTCATCCATGTGGGCGGGTTCAGCGACAACCCTCGGCAGGTCCTGGAGGACGCTCTGGACGCCTTCTGTCAGATCGGCCACCAGCCTCTCATCCTGCTGGCTCTGCTGGGAAACACGGTCAGCATCGCTTTCTTCAACTTCGCCGGCATCAGCGTCACCAAAGAGATCAGCGCCACCACCCGCATGGTGCTGGACAGCCTGCGCACGCTCGTCATCTGGGCGGTGAGCCTGGCGCTGGGCTGGGAAGTGTTTCACGGCCTGCAGGTGCTCGGCTTCCTGGTGCTGCTGATTGGAGCCGGGCTCTACAATGGACTGCACCGCCCCCTCCTGGAGAGGATACCGTGCTGCGCCGGTTTAGtgagcacagaggaggagatcagcccaggagagagggagaggctgcTGGATGCTGGCAGGGTGCAGGTCGCCGATGACAGTTAA